A single window of Nematostella vectensis chromosome 4, jaNemVect1.1, whole genome shotgun sequence DNA harbors:
- the LOC5513107 gene encoding nucleolar protein dao-5 isoform X1, translated as MAPLLLKHVVRFSSQDSTSGKVENLLKSQTVPSAGRWTCSKEGCCDQLEAEFQLERASRISHVDIGNYGSAFVEVLVGNSMWTPKKDFVSLIPSAMLMTPGDCKQWNQTKSVRMFHGDSLNQKTLSELWDRIRVICRQPFRKDKQFGLSFIRILAPDSQDKSSPLLQSDSNKQFAENVSNCVRQDEVEDTSPALKHLLSRHFKKSPDGQNALNRGSKMLQAALDKPRTPQPNSNPKRSLEMVDSYYGDPDNLRCDDLFGWRGINPWLETGPLQGGDKSLKANQATSELPDKKWSLNGDIEDETECFLDGIDFSKVDMETVTYSDLRSQMEAQRECRLTKAEKKIFLKMAKDVVSKVMEKLETKANDRVESPSESTRSSKKDPDKVSPLSRIKSPATSRVSLDSDSDDGNDLPSVFTKTKPVWKPPITTPQVNSDSEEEDLPSYLSTNSQDTKIRTHKRIADNNSKISCRSKVDSQNCGTPSKRTKQTKDETSRPDSDYDYDTIDVSLSQRARATKQPQTLASDDDLNESPFTPKRYGTSYSSNQRILQRKSPQESDSDDDPSVLSNEPSSKRASVYESTSCTRTVISDSDDEVPSKNNFSQSAKAQRNGELSDSDNDLPPVLSRQPPTEPLKKENVKMSRFKELTAKTTKSSMGKGSSSLSASSASSNPSLPSSLYYEPPLQRNAKSDAPIVGSSSASECHVECPICGQLFLDYLIEEHASRYTDFAPCSPPHQSSPEELVDCPICIKRLPRSAIAEHANLCAERSLTSSSHEDGAITLV; from the exons ATGGCGCCTCTGTTGTTAAAGCACGTCGTTCGTTTCAGCTCCCAG GATAGCACGAGTGGAAAAGTCGAAAACCTGCTAAAATCTCAGACAGTTCCGTCAGCCGGTCGGTGGACGTGCTCGAAGGAGGGTTGTTGTGATCAATTGGAAGCCGAATTCCAGTTGGAGAGAGCCTCTCGTATCAGCCATGTTGATATCG ggaaCTATGGGTCTGCATTTGTTGAAGTTCTAGTGGGTAACTCTATGTGGACTCCAAAAAAGGATTTTGTGTCTTTGATCCCCTCTGCCATGTTAATGACACCTGGTGATTGCAAACAATGGAATCAAACCAAGTCTGTTCGCATGTTCCACGGAG ATTCCTTAAACCAGAAAACACTTTCCGAGTTATGGGACCGCATTCGAGTTATTTGCAGACAGCCGTTCAGAAAAGACAAACAATTTGGGCTGTCATTCATTCGCATCCTAGCCCCAGATTCTCAGGACAAATCTTCACCCTTGCTTCAAAGTGATAGCAATAAGCAGTTTGCAGAAAATGTCAGCAATTGTGTGAGACAAGATGAGGTTGAGGATACCTCCCCTGCCTTGAAGCATCTTCTGAg CCGACATTTCAAAAAGAGTCCTGATGGGCAAAATGCTCTCAACCGTGGAAGCAAAATGCTGCAAGCAGCTTTAGATAAACCCAGAACACCACAACCAAACAGTAATCCCAAGAGATCACTAGAAATGGTTGATTCTTATTATGGAGATCCAGACAATTTAAGATGTGATGATCTCTTTGGATGGAGAGGAATCAACCCATGGCTAGAAACAG GACCACTGCAAGGTGGAGACAAATCTTTAAAAGCAAATCAAGCCACATCAGAATTACCAGATAAGAAATGGAGCCTAAATGGAGAT ATTGAAGATGAAACTGAATGTTTCCTTGATGGGATTGACTTTTCCAAAGTGGACATGGAAACAGTTACCTACTCTG ATCTACGATCACAGATGGAAGCTCAGAGAGAGTGTAGACTTACAAAGGCagagaagaaaatatttctCAAG ATGGCAAAAGACGTTGTTAGTAAAGTCATGGAAAAACTTGAG ACCAAAGCCAATGACCGCGTGGAATCACCAAGTGAAAGCACAAG GTCCTCGAAAAAGGACCCAGATAAAGTGTCACCACTATCAAGGATAAAGTCACCAGCAACCTCTCGAGTCAGTCTTGATAGCGATAGTGACGATGGTAACGATTTGCCATCAGTCTTTACTAAGACAAAACCAGTATGGAAACCCCCAATAACAACACCACAAGTCAACAGCGACAGCGAGGAGGAAGACCTGCCTTCTTATTTATCGACAAATTCGCAGGATACGAAAATCAGAACACATAAGAGAATAGCTGATAACAACTCAAAAATTTCGTGCAGATCGAAAGTTGATTCCCAAAACTGTGGAACACCCAGTAAACGTACAAAGCAAACGAAAGATGAGACGTCTAGGCCTGACAGCGACTATGATTATGACACTATTGATGTCAGTTTGTCTCAAAGAGCACGCGCTACCAAACAGCCACAAACTTTAGCGTCAGATGATGATTTAAATGAAAGTCCTTTCACTCCGAAAAGGTATGGTACTAGCTATTCGTCCAATCAACGTATTCTACAAAGAAAGTCACCTCAAGAAAGTGACTCAGACGACGATCCGTCCGTCTTGTCAAATGAACCCTCGTCTAAAAGGGCATCGGTGTATGAAAGCACTTCATGCACCAGAACAGTCATATCTGATTCTGACGATGAAGTACCATCTAAGAATAATTTCTCTCAGTCCGCGAAGGCTCAGAGAAACGGGGAGCTATCTGACTCAGACAATGATTTGCCACCAGTTCTGTCTAGACAACCACCCACAGAACCATTAAAGAAGGAAAATGTAAAGATGTCCCGATTCAAAGAGCTTACTGCAAAAACTACAAAGTCCTCAATGGGAAAAGGCTCATCGTCTTTGAGTGCCTCATCAGCTTCGTCTAATCCAAGTTTACCATCTTCTTTGTACTATGAGCCTCCCCTGCAAAGAAATGCAAAAAGTGATGCCCCAATTGTTGGTTCAAGCTCAGCTAGTGAGTGCCATGTCGAGTGCCCAATTTGTGgtcagctatttttagattattTGATTGAAGAGCATGCTTCCAGATACACTGACTTCGCCCCATGTTCTCCACCACATCAGTCTTCACCTGAAGAACTCGTTGATTGCCCGATCTGTATCAAGAGATTGCCCCGAAGTGCGATTGCTGAGCATGCAAACTTATGCGCTGAAAGGAGCCTAACCTCGAGTTCTCACGAGGATGGGGCAATAACATTAGTTTAA
- the LOC5513107 gene encoding uncharacterized protein LOC5513107 isoform X2 has product MAPLLLKHVVRFSSQDSTSGKVENLLKSQTVPSAGRWTCSKEGCCDQLEAEFQLERASRISHVDIGNYGSAFVEVLVGNSMWTPKKDFVSLIPSAMLMTPGDCKQWNQTKSVRMFHGDSLNQKTLSELWDRIRVICRQPFRKDKQFGLSFIRILAPDSQDKSSPLLQSDSNKQFAENVSNCVRQDEVEDTSPALKHLLSRHFKKSPDGQNALNRGSKMLQAALDKPRTPQPNSNPKRSLEMVDSYYGDPDNLRCDDLFGWRGINPWLETGPLQGGDKSLKANQATSELPDKKWSLNGDIEDETECFLDGIDFSKVDMETVTYSDLRSQMEAQRECRLTKAEKKIFLKMAKDVVSKVMEKLETKANDRVESPSESTRSSKKDPDKVSPLSRIKSPATSRVSLDSDSDDGNDLPSVFTKTKPVWKPPITTPQVNSDSEEEDLPSYLSTNSQDTKIRTHKRIADNNSKISCRSKVDSQNCGTPSKRTKQTKDETSRPDSDYDYDTIDVSLSQRARATKQPQTLASDDSNEPSSKRASVYESTSCTRTVISDSDDEVPSKNNFSQSAKAQRNGELSDSDNDLPPVLSRQPPTEPLKKENVKMSRFKELTAKTTKSSMGKGSSSLSASSASSNPSLPSSLYYEPPLQRNAKSDAPIVGSSSASECHVECPICGQLFLDYLIEEHASRYTDFAPCSPPHQSSPEELVDCPICIKRLPRSAIAEHANLCAERSLTSSSHEDGAITLV; this is encoded by the exons ATGGCGCCTCTGTTGTTAAAGCACGTCGTTCGTTTCAGCTCCCAG GATAGCACGAGTGGAAAAGTCGAAAACCTGCTAAAATCTCAGACAGTTCCGTCAGCCGGTCGGTGGACGTGCTCGAAGGAGGGTTGTTGTGATCAATTGGAAGCCGAATTCCAGTTGGAGAGAGCCTCTCGTATCAGCCATGTTGATATCG ggaaCTATGGGTCTGCATTTGTTGAAGTTCTAGTGGGTAACTCTATGTGGACTCCAAAAAAGGATTTTGTGTCTTTGATCCCCTCTGCCATGTTAATGACACCTGGTGATTGCAAACAATGGAATCAAACCAAGTCTGTTCGCATGTTCCACGGAG ATTCCTTAAACCAGAAAACACTTTCCGAGTTATGGGACCGCATTCGAGTTATTTGCAGACAGCCGTTCAGAAAAGACAAACAATTTGGGCTGTCATTCATTCGCATCCTAGCCCCAGATTCTCAGGACAAATCTTCACCCTTGCTTCAAAGTGATAGCAATAAGCAGTTTGCAGAAAATGTCAGCAATTGTGTGAGACAAGATGAGGTTGAGGATACCTCCCCTGCCTTGAAGCATCTTCTGAg CCGACATTTCAAAAAGAGTCCTGATGGGCAAAATGCTCTCAACCGTGGAAGCAAAATGCTGCAAGCAGCTTTAGATAAACCCAGAACACCACAACCAAACAGTAATCCCAAGAGATCACTAGAAATGGTTGATTCTTATTATGGAGATCCAGACAATTTAAGATGTGATGATCTCTTTGGATGGAGAGGAATCAACCCATGGCTAGAAACAG GACCACTGCAAGGTGGAGACAAATCTTTAAAAGCAAATCAAGCCACATCAGAATTACCAGATAAGAAATGGAGCCTAAATGGAGAT ATTGAAGATGAAACTGAATGTTTCCTTGATGGGATTGACTTTTCCAAAGTGGACATGGAAACAGTTACCTACTCTG ATCTACGATCACAGATGGAAGCTCAGAGAGAGTGTAGACTTACAAAGGCagagaagaaaatatttctCAAG ATGGCAAAAGACGTTGTTAGTAAAGTCATGGAAAAACTTGAG ACCAAAGCCAATGACCGCGTGGAATCACCAAGTGAAAGCACAAG GTCCTCGAAAAAGGACCCAGATAAAGTGTCACCACTATCAAGGATAAAGTCACCAGCAACCTCTCGAGTCAGTCTTGATAGCGATAGTGACGATGGTAACGATTTGCCATCAGTCTTTACTAAGACAAAACCAGTATGGAAACCCCCAATAACAACACCACAAGTCAACAGCGACAGCGAGGAGGAAGACCTGCCTTCTTATTTATCGACAAATTCGCAGGATACGAAAATCAGAACACATAAGAGAATAGCTGATAACAACTCAAAAATTTCGTGCAGATCGAAAGTTGATTCCCAAAACTGTGGAACACCCAGTAAACGTACAAAGCAAACGAAAGATGAGACGTCTAGGCCTGACAGCGACTATGATTATGACACTATTGATGTCAGTTTGTCTCAAAGAGCACGCGCTACCAAACAGCCACAAACTTTAGCGTCAGATGAT TCAAATGAACCCTCGTCTAAAAGGGCATCGGTGTATGAAAGCACTTCATGCACCAGAACAGTCATATCTGATTCTGACGATGAAGTACCATCTAAGAATAATTTCTCTCAGTCCGCGAAGGCTCAGAGAAACGGGGAGCTATCTGACTCAGACAATGATTTGCCACCAGTTCTGTCTAGACAACCACCCACAGAACCATTAAAGAAGGAAAATGTAAAGATGTCCCGATTCAAAGAGCTTACTGCAAAAACTACAAAGTCCTCAATGGGAAAAGGCTCATCGTCTTTGAGTGCCTCATCAGCTTCGTCTAATCCAAGTTTACCATCTTCTTTGTACTATGAGCCTCCCCTGCAAAGAAATGCAAAAAGTGATGCCCCAATTGTTGGTTCAAGCTCAGCTAGTGAGTGCCATGTCGAGTGCCCAATTTGTGgtcagctatttttagattattTGATTGAAGAGCATGCTTCCAGATACACTGACTTCGCCCCATGTTCTCCACCACATCAGTCTTCACCTGAAGAACTCGTTGATTGCCCGATCTGTATCAAGAGATTGCCCCGAAGTGCGATTGCTGAGCATGCAAACTTATGCGCTGAAAGGAGCCTAACCTCGAGTTCTCACGAGGATGGGGCAATAACATTAGTTTAA
- the LOC5513107 gene encoding nucleolar protein dao-5 isoform X3: MWTPKKDFVSLIPSAMLMTPGDCKQWNQTKSVRMFHGDSLNQKTLSELWDRIRVICRQPFRKDKQFGLSFIRILAPDSQDKSSPLLQSDSNKQFAENVSNCVRQDEVEDTSPALKHLLSRHFKKSPDGQNALNRGSKMLQAALDKPRTPQPNSNPKRSLEMVDSYYGDPDNLRCDDLFGWRGINPWLETGPLQGGDKSLKANQATSELPDKKWSLNGDIEDETECFLDGIDFSKVDMETVTYSDLRSQMEAQRECRLTKAEKKIFLKMAKDVVSKVMEKLETKANDRVESPSESTRSSKKDPDKVSPLSRIKSPATSRVSLDSDSDDGNDLPSVFTKTKPVWKPPITTPQVNSDSEEEDLPSYLSTNSQDTKIRTHKRIADNNSKISCRSKVDSQNCGTPSKRTKQTKDETSRPDSDYDYDTIDVSLSQRARATKQPQTLASDDDLNESPFTPKRYGTSYSSNQRILQRKSPQESDSDDDPSVLSNEPSSKRASVYESTSCTRTVISDSDDEVPSKNNFSQSAKAQRNGELSDSDNDLPPVLSRQPPTEPLKKENVKMSRFKELTAKTTKSSMGKGSSSLSASSASSNPSLPSSLYYEPPLQRNAKSDAPIVGSSSASECHVECPICGQLFLDYLIEEHASRYTDFAPCSPPHQSSPEELVDCPICIKRLPRSAIAEHANLCAERSLTSSSHEDGAITLV; this comes from the exons ATGTGGACTCCAAAAAAGGATTTTGTGTCTTTGATCCCCTCTGCCATGTTAATGACACCTGGTGATTGCAAACAATGGAATCAAACCAAGTCTGTTCGCATGTTCCACGGAG ATTCCTTAAACCAGAAAACACTTTCCGAGTTATGGGACCGCATTCGAGTTATTTGCAGACAGCCGTTCAGAAAAGACAAACAATTTGGGCTGTCATTCATTCGCATCCTAGCCCCAGATTCTCAGGACAAATCTTCACCCTTGCTTCAAAGTGATAGCAATAAGCAGTTTGCAGAAAATGTCAGCAATTGTGTGAGACAAGATGAGGTTGAGGATACCTCCCCTGCCTTGAAGCATCTTCTGAg CCGACATTTCAAAAAGAGTCCTGATGGGCAAAATGCTCTCAACCGTGGAAGCAAAATGCTGCAAGCAGCTTTAGATAAACCCAGAACACCACAACCAAACAGTAATCCCAAGAGATCACTAGAAATGGTTGATTCTTATTATGGAGATCCAGACAATTTAAGATGTGATGATCTCTTTGGATGGAGAGGAATCAACCCATGGCTAGAAACAG GACCACTGCAAGGTGGAGACAAATCTTTAAAAGCAAATCAAGCCACATCAGAATTACCAGATAAGAAATGGAGCCTAAATGGAGAT ATTGAAGATGAAACTGAATGTTTCCTTGATGGGATTGACTTTTCCAAAGTGGACATGGAAACAGTTACCTACTCTG ATCTACGATCACAGATGGAAGCTCAGAGAGAGTGTAGACTTACAAAGGCagagaagaaaatatttctCAAG ATGGCAAAAGACGTTGTTAGTAAAGTCATGGAAAAACTTGAG ACCAAAGCCAATGACCGCGTGGAATCACCAAGTGAAAGCACAAG GTCCTCGAAAAAGGACCCAGATAAAGTGTCACCACTATCAAGGATAAAGTCACCAGCAACCTCTCGAGTCAGTCTTGATAGCGATAGTGACGATGGTAACGATTTGCCATCAGTCTTTACTAAGACAAAACCAGTATGGAAACCCCCAATAACAACACCACAAGTCAACAGCGACAGCGAGGAGGAAGACCTGCCTTCTTATTTATCGACAAATTCGCAGGATACGAAAATCAGAACACATAAGAGAATAGCTGATAACAACTCAAAAATTTCGTGCAGATCGAAAGTTGATTCCCAAAACTGTGGAACACCCAGTAAACGTACAAAGCAAACGAAAGATGAGACGTCTAGGCCTGACAGCGACTATGATTATGACACTATTGATGTCAGTTTGTCTCAAAGAGCACGCGCTACCAAACAGCCACAAACTTTAGCGTCAGATGATGATTTAAATGAAAGTCCTTTCACTCCGAAAAGGTATGGTACTAGCTATTCGTCCAATCAACGTATTCTACAAAGAAAGTCACCTCAAGAAAGTGACTCAGACGACGATCCGTCCGTCTTGTCAAATGAACCCTCGTCTAAAAGGGCATCGGTGTATGAAAGCACTTCATGCACCAGAACAGTCATATCTGATTCTGACGATGAAGTACCATCTAAGAATAATTTCTCTCAGTCCGCGAAGGCTCAGAGAAACGGGGAGCTATCTGACTCAGACAATGATTTGCCACCAGTTCTGTCTAGACAACCACCCACAGAACCATTAAAGAAGGAAAATGTAAAGATGTCCCGATTCAAAGAGCTTACTGCAAAAACTACAAAGTCCTCAATGGGAAAAGGCTCATCGTCTTTGAGTGCCTCATCAGCTTCGTCTAATCCAAGTTTACCATCTTCTTTGTACTATGAGCCTCCCCTGCAAAGAAATGCAAAAAGTGATGCCCCAATTGTTGGTTCAAGCTCAGCTAGTGAGTGCCATGTCGAGTGCCCAATTTGTGgtcagctatttttagattattTGATTGAAGAGCATGCTTCCAGATACACTGACTTCGCCCCATGTTCTCCACCACATCAGTCTTCACCTGAAGAACTCGTTGATTGCCCGATCTGTATCAAGAGATTGCCCCGAAGTGCGATTGCTGAGCATGCAAACTTATGCGCTGAAAGGAGCCTAACCTCGAGTTCTCACGAGGATGGGGCAATAACATTAGTTTAA